A window of the Caretta caretta isolate rCarCar2 chromosome 21, rCarCar1.hap1, whole genome shotgun sequence genome harbors these coding sequences:
- the LOC125625125 gene encoding cryptochrome-1-like, which translates to MPNMPHRTIHLFRKGLRLHDNPTLLAALESSEVVYPVYILDRKFLMSAMNMGTLRWHFLLQSLEDLQRNLTKLGSCLLVIQGEYESVLQDHVKMWNITQVTLDAEIEPFYKEMERTIQVLGGEMGFDVLSLMGHTLYDIRRILDMNGGTPPLTYKRFLHILSVLGDPDMPVRNLTAEDFQRCKPPPELCLAEDYRVPLPEDLEIPRESQSPWRGGETEGLQRLEQHLKNQGWIANFTKPRTIPNSLLPSTTGLSPYFSLGCLSVRRFFYRLSNIYAQSKNHSLPPVSLQGQLLWREFFYTVASATPNFTRMAGNPICLQINWYQDAERLYKWRTAQTGFPWIDAIMTQLHQEGWIHHLARHAVACFLTRGDLWISWEEGMKVFEEMLLDADYSINAGNWMWLSASAFFHQYTRIFCPVRFGKRTDPEGQYIRKYLPVLMNFPSKYIYEPLTAPEEAQKQAGCIIGQDYPLPMVNHKEASDRNLQLMKQVREEQYGTAQLTRDDMDDPMEMGLKHELSEENPKKGKRARNREQT; encoded by the exons ATGCCCAACATGCCTCACCGGACCATTCATCTCTTCCGGAAGGGACTTCGGCTCCATGACAACCCAACTCTGCTGGCCGCACTGGAGTCCTCGGAGGTTGTGTATCCAGTCTACATTCTGGATAGAAAGTTCCTGATGTCTGCAATGAATATGGGAACTCTGCGCTGGCATTTCCTGCTGCAGTCTCTCGAGGATCTGCAGAGGAACCTAACTAAACTGGGCTCTTGCTTACTGGTTATTCAAGGAGAGTATGAGTCGGTTCTTCAAGACCATGTTAAAATGTGGAACATTACCCAGGTGACTCTAGATGCTGAGATTGAACCATTTTACAAAGAGATGGAGAGGACCATACAAGTTCTGGGGGGAGAGATGGGATTTGATGTGCTTTCTTTGATGGGCCACACTCTGTATGACATCAGACG GATTTTGGACATGAATGGTGGGACTCCCCCCTTGACATACAAAAGATTTCTTCATATTCTCTCTGTACTCGGGGACCCTGACATGCCTGTACGAAACCTTACAGCTGAGGATTTCCA GAGATGTAAGCCTCCTCCTGAGCTGTGCCTGGCTGAAGATTACAGGGTGCCCCTCCCCGAGGATTTGGAAATCCCCCGAGAGAGTCAGTCCccctggagagggggagaaactGAAGGGCTACAGCGACTAGAACAACACTTGAAAAATCAG ggctGGATAGCAAATTTTACTAAACCAAGAACAATTCCAAATTCTCTGCTTCCAAGTACTACTGGACTGAGTCCCTATTTCAGCTTGGGCTGTTTGTCAGTTCGGAGGTTTTTTTATAGATTATCAAACATTTATGCTCAG TCAAAGAACCACTCTCTGCCACCTGTATCACTTCAAGGACAGCTTCTATGGCGAGAATTCTTCTATACTGTGGCATCAGCAACACCAAACTTTACCAGAATGGCGGGGAACCCCATCTGCCTTCAGATCAACTGGTACCAGGATGCAGAGAGACTCTACAAGTGGAGAACG gCTCAGACAGGGTTTCCATGGATTGATGCTATCATGACTCAGCTTCATCAGGAAGGTTGGATTCACCACCTTGCTCGACATGCTGTTGCCTGCTTCCTGACTCGAGGAGACCTCTGGATCAGCTGGGAAGAGGGCATGAAG GTGTTTGAAGAGATGCTATTAGATGCAGACTACAGCATCAATGCAGGAAACTGGATGTGGCTGTCAGCCAGCGCTTTCTTCCATCAGTACACACGCATTTTCTGCCCGGTCCGCTTTGGCAAACGCACAGATCCAGAAGGGCAATATATCCG aaaataCCTCCCCGTGCTAATGAATTTTCCTTCCAAGTACATCTATGAGCCTTTGACAGCACCCGAAGAGGCACAGAAGCAGGCAGGATGTATTATAG GTCAAGATTACCCACTCCCTATGGTAAACCACAAGGAAGCCAGTGACCGTAATCTGCAGCTCATGAAACAGGTCAGAGAAGAACAGTATGGAACAGCACAGCTCACAAGAG ATGACATGGATGATCCAATGGAAATGGGGCTAAAGCATGAACTCTCTGAAGAAAATCCAAAGAAAGGAAAACGTGCCCGGAATAGAGAACAGACATAG